One genomic window of Solanum dulcamara chromosome 12, daSolDulc1.2, whole genome shotgun sequence includes the following:
- the LOC129877848 gene encoding cytochrome P450 CYP94D108-like, whose amino-acid sequence MEFFSLPTVIFTVLISFFSFYFLNKNPKKSGFKIYPVVGALPEFLLNRHRFLEWTTDVLSNCPTNTAVFCRPGNDHGILTANPLNVEHMLKANFENFDKGARFYTRLEDFLGDGIFNVDGESWRIQRKSASYEFSTRSLRNFVIQTAQEEIHTRLIPILEEAAKRDRIIDIQDISERITSDNIIKLAFNVDPNCLGGAESEFMQAFEIATTLSAGRFMYAIPFLYKIKKILNIGSEKKLQKSIQIVHEFADNIIKSRMEERAEKKDEDLLSRFMGDGNQHSAKFLRDIVISFILAGRDTTSSGLTWFFWILSTRKDIAKKILEELVQIRRRNGKKIGEAYNFDELREMQYLHAAISESMRLYPPVPVDTRSCLKDDILPDGTFIGKDWFINYQTYSMGRMENIWGKDCCEYKPERWFDENGVYKQESPFKFPVFHAGPRMCLGKDMAYIQIKSIAASVIEMFEFDVQLENDKCPEYVLSLTLRMKGGLPVKVKERCKTNS is encoded by the exons ATGGAATTTTTCTCCCTTCCAACAGTAATCTTCACTGTCCTCATctcctttttttccttctacTTTCTCAATAAAAATCCCAAAAAATCCGGTTTCAAAATCTACCCAGTCGTCGGAGCATTGCCGGAGTTTCTCCTTAACCGTCACCGTTTTCTGGAATGGACGACCGATGTACTCTCTAATTGCCCTACCAACACCGCCGTGTTCTGCCGGCCCGGAAATGATCACGGCATCCTGACGGCGAATCCACTCAATGTTGAACACATGCTCAAAGCCAATTTTGAAAATTTCGATAAAGGAGCTCGATTCTATACTCGGCTTGAAGATTTCCTCGGCGATGGAATTTTTAACGTTGATGGTGAAAGTTGGAGGATTCAAAGGAAATCTGCAAGTTATGAATTTAGCACCAGATCTCTAAGAAATTTTGTCATACAAACTGCACAG GAAGAGATTCATACACGATTGATTCCAATTCTTGAAGAAGCAGCCAAAAGGGATAGAATTATTGACATTCAAGACATCTCAGAAAGAATTACATCTGACAATATCATTAAGCTTGCATTCAATGTGGATCCAAATTGTTTAGGAGGAGCTGAAAGTGAATTCATGCAAGCTTTTGAAATTGCAACAACTCTAAGTGCAGGTAGGTTCATGTATGCAATTCCCTTTCTttacaaaatcaagaaaatcttGAACATTGGTTCAGAGAAAAAGCTACAAAAATCAATCCAGATTGTGCACGAATTTGCGGATAATATAATAAAGTCAAGAATGGAAGAGCGGGCAGAGAAGAAAGATGAAGACTTGTTATCAAGATTCATGGGGGATGGTAATCAACATTCAGCTAAATTCTTGAGGGACATTGTCATTAGTTTCATCCTAGCTGGTCGAGACACAACATCATCAGGTCTAACTTGGTTCTTTTGGATATTGTCTACAAGGAAAGATATAGCGAAAAAGATATTAGAAGAATTAGTTCAAATTCGTCGGAGAAATGGGAAAAAGATTGGTGAAGCTTATAATTTCGATGAGTTAAGAGAAATGCAGTATCTCCATGCAGCTATTTCAGAATCCATGAGGTTATATCCACCAGTACCAGTTGATACAAGGTCTTGTTTGAAAGATGACATTTTACCAGATGGGACTTTTATTGGTAAAGATTGGTTTATAAATTATCAAACTTATAGCATGGGAAGAATGGAGAATATTTGGGGTAAAGATTGTTGTGAGTATAAACCAGAAAGATGGTTTGATGAAAATGGGGTTTATAAGCAAGAAAGCCCATTTAAATTTCCGGTGTTTCATGCTGGACCAAGAATGTGTCTTGGTAAAGACATGGCTTATATTCAGATCAAGTCAATTGCAGCTTCTGTGATAGAAATGTTTGAATTTGATGTTCAGTTGGAGAATGACAAGTGTCCTGAATATGTGTTATCTTTGACACTAAGAATGAAAGGAGGCTTGCCTGTGAAGGTGAAAGAAAGATGTAAGACCAATAGTTAA